From the genome of Salvia miltiorrhiza cultivar Shanhuang (shh) unplaced genomic scaffold, IMPLAD_Smil_shh fragScaff_scaffold_143_1, whole genome shotgun sequence:
AATCCATATATTGTTGATTCTGTATCACATGATATTAATATCTCATCaaacaagatatatattgatatataataaattaataattaaacatcACAGTCAAAGATATCATACATTATTCCATACTGCATAGCAAGCGAGCCCTTAAAGCTATTAGAATTTCCCGAAGAAGGCTCCAAGACATGAAATTATTTATAAagttttgaatttaattaaagcaCGTTATGGTCCTAACAATTTCAAGAAATTGTACAACAAAATCTTAAGAGGACTTAAAGTGagattatatattaataaaacaccaacaaaataatgaaaaagCTAAAATATACTATAAAGATAAAAAGTAAAAGTACAAATCTCATGAAGTATATACTAGTTAATTTGTAGGTAAATTTTACCTATCGTGGTTATGAACCTAGATCCGTACACATATATTActcttatatttatttacttttaacTTTCTTCCCCACAAGTATTTATTGGGGGTTCGTACTCCCATCAACTAACTAAATTGAGATTTATtgcaatataaaaaaaaaaacctttggAAGCACAACAAAGTAGACAAGGGTCAGATCTCGTTAAAACCTCTAAAGAGTGGAAGTGGAAgaacatgatttaatttaattatctcGATTGACATTATTGTATTACGTTTATgttctattttattaatatataatgtatatttctaattttattttatacatacATTGATATAAGGGCATATGAATAGAAAAGAATGACGTGTAATGTAATTGATGAAAAACTTATGACGCTTTTAATAGAAATAACGCGATGATATATAGAACTAAagggatttaataaaatgaaagtTTTGATCCTCTAAAAAAAACCTATCGAAACAAAAAAACCATTTATACAAAAACCTTCAAAATGCGTTTCGCCAAAATACTCTCACCGTCCAATTGATAAcgactcattttatttttttatggcaatcttttttcactccaattagtgtgataatattttcccACAATTTTCCATCATATaatatgagataaaaaaaatgctaaaattTCCAATACGTTCTTATTCCTCTTTTTCTTAGTTCCTACATTGGTTGTCACTTCTCGACATTAAGTAAAAATGTAATCCAATGTTTTTTTTTACCAAGTCCAAAAAATGACTTATGTGATTCTGAacaatccctctctctcttaaaGGCCTGGTTTTGAATTTTCCACTCAGTCAGAATTGCCCTTCCTGATCACACATTTAATGGCAGTATATACATTTATTCTGTCAGATATTTggatacatttttttcttttcattttttacattttgaTACTAAATTCGTCCCAAGGGAAAtggacacaaattttaagaaaaaatgtattgtttatttgttgagtgaAAAAGAAAATCCAGAGTTAGTAAGTATAATTGACTAATGACATTTTTTAAGATTAAAAGTGGCGGGTCCCTCAATGGCATATGTGTGAAATATAAGGTAGTAATTAAGgaaataattactaaaaataagTAAAACACGAATTAATGAACGgataaaaatgacaaattaggacACGTATTggtggacagagagagtataccGTACAATATCACCAACATGAAATATTCAAAGAATGAAAAAATTCAATGatgaattattatataaattcaatgatgaattattatatattctcattacagtataatataaaaagatcGAATTGtcccaaaattaataataacataTTTTCAAGTTAACTCACTTAATGAGCTCACCAGCTACTGAGCTGAGTATCATCAACATCTCGAGATCTAGGAGCTcgactcgtttacagccctaactGCAATGCATTTCAATGTTGTAaggaataattatttttaccttTTTTTGGAATACATCAGCCTTTCTTGCAAAGATTACAAACAACCTCAGCCTCTTTTCAGGTGTGATTTATGATAACTTGAGAAAAGCTTCTATAGTAACTCCATCTCATAACTGAGTAAAAAGACTCATCTCGTACCTTCTTCACCTTCGTTGGCTCGTCGGGTGTCGGCTGCATCCTCCTCCGTTTCCGCCTGCACCGCGGCCTTCCTCTTGCTTCCCCTGGTGCCGGAGTACTTGGCAAACGCTGCCTTCAGGGCAGATCTTACGCTgatctcttcttctttcttatGCTCTTTGCTCGTCTCTTGATTCTCCTTAACTTCCTCGTTTCTTTCACTTACAGACGCGATAGGATTTTCAGCAACGGGCGCAGCAGGGTTAGGAACTGCGCGCTTGAACGGCTCATGGAAAGTATCGTACAAGCGTCTGACCTGTCGTAGAAAAAAATGATGATTATCTAAAGACATGCTCTAGATAACTGAAACTGCAATACTATGATTGTGTATCAGATTTGGACCCAGCATTGTGCAGGAACCGCGACAAACACATTACctacctttctctctcctatgcCCGGGCAACGGGCAAGATCTTCCATTGATGCGTCCATGATACTGGAAAGAGACTAAATTTCGTAAAATTCCAAGTCAGTGCAAAAGAACAAAATTAGTAACCAATAGAATCAAGTGCATAATAAAAAAACAGAGCCTTACCCCGAATGTAGACCCAAGAGTAACAACATCTGTCTTGTTAACATGCCGGATTGATGTGAGTGCATGGTTTAACTATAACAGAACACGGCATTAGTATCAGTTATATTATGTTAATCAGCAGGAAATAGTTTGTCGAATGTCATAAGCTTCCTAACTACGAAAGCTAATAAACTATCATTGAAATGAGCCATACCCGTGAAATGTAGTCCATATCCATCTGTCCCTGAATAAGATCGGCAGGtttattttcataaactttaatGGTCTCCAGGTACCGACCACACTCTTCCAAGCTAAATAAAGAAAAGGCAAAAAACCAGTCGGGTAACGTAAAACAAATTACATAAGAAAGGGTAAGAAGGGGGCAAGGGCTTTAGCAGTTTTCTAGTTTCAAAAACCAATTTATTCAATGACAATTCTTTTTCAACTCCGAAAAATAAACGTTGATGAAGTAATAATTTTCATTGTAACATAGGCACCAGACACAGAAAAGATACCTCCAAGCACATAAAAGAGTGCAGTCATGGAGTAGTGCCGTTTTTGTGACTTCAAGTAGAGGCTTAACAACATCTTCCTGGTACCAACAGGGGAGAAAATCAGAGACCCCATATGAAAATTTAGTTCAAAATTTGTATAAGATAATATCAGAGGCTTACCACATCAACATGGCATAATACGACGCGAAGCTTGAAATTCTTTTGCAGTTCCCTTATCCGAAAATACAGATAATCTGGATGTAGAAGATGATAGCGAAGACTGAACAAGACAAGAGAACAAATCCTGATTATATAAGAGGATCACTATACTAACTGAATGAACAATGGAAAGATATGCTAACATGTAGGCTTGATTCTAACAATATGCAATGAGGACTAAAAGTATCAAAATCCATTGATAAGGGATATAACCTCTTAATTTTCTGAACATTGGTCAAATGCAGATAACAGCAAAATGAAAATGGATGAGGGAAGACATTCTCATCATCTAGAGCAGCATAAATCACCAGACTTGGCTTTAAGTCCTAGAATAATGAAACATTAATAATCTAGGTTGAAAGCTGGAATATGTGTCACATTAGCAGAACAAAGTAATACAAATATGCCTGACAGGCTAAGCATGTCACATTTTGCCTTCCAGGTATTTTCATTTCTATGAAACACATTGCTTCCTTGTAACTTCTCAACAACCTTTTCTGAGCAATAAaacatactctctctctctcatagaattttgttcaatttcccACAAGCAAAATTaggaagtgcttaatattcagAACAGTTAGAGAAAGGGACATAATCAAGATGCTTTTAGCATCCACATCAAACCCTTCATATATATAACCATAGTATAACAAAATGCCGTTTTTTTTCTCAGTTTGTTAATGATATTATATCTTGCTTTCTGGGtatcaaattataaatttactttcGTTCAAATTCTGGTCTTTGGAAGCCAAAAAGTACTAGTTAACCAAGattttgcaaataaaaaataaacccaAGGCAAAAGGAAGTGGCCAAGTTAGGTTTACGGTCCTCATTGTTGCACAGAGGCGTTGTTAAAGGTCCTTTCTCAAGATTTCAGTTAGATCAAATAGGTGTATTTCAATATGATGGTGTCAAGATATTGTTATCTCAAGAGCCTGTGCCAAAACACATGTTTCTATGATCATAATAGTGGCTACATCGGAATAAGAGTGCTGTCAAACCATGCCATAGGAAATGTACTTGATTCCCAACATATAAACATCGATGAAATTGTACTTGACTTCAAACCTCAAATAAAGCGCACAAGCATTTTGGCCCAACAAGTAGTCGCAAACAACATCAGCGAAAACCCATCGAACATTCCTTATATGCTTTAGCAAAGGGTTGCCCTTCTGCATTACAAGACAAACATGGGAAAATTTAGAAATCATATTATCAAGTATCAACCTACAGGACCTGGAAAACATAGTTATCTATTCCCAATGGAGCATGAAAATGCCACAACAGTTTACAGTCTCAGAATTTGGAAGGCATCGCCAGCTTATAACAGGCCAAACTACATGTAATTTGAACAAAATAACAAATACAAGTCACCAAGTTTTATGCCGATAGAGGTTAAAAAATGCATTATATCAAAATTTTGGTGGCTAATCTACACTTTTTAACTGGCTCCCCAGGTTACGTTTAGTCATGTTGAGCTCACATAACAAATAACAAATTAAACATTAACGATGAGTTTCACATGCTAAAGCATTATTATTGATTGAACATATTGGTTATAGTGCACAAAAAAACTCACCTGTCTATGGCTAACGATGATGGCATTCCGATTTGCACCAGCTGATGAAACTGAAGTGGAAGGAGCTTCAGATTGAATGGTTTGCCTTCAACACAACCAACATCCTACATTAACCACTCTAAAGCAAAACGCATTctcataattatatatagagagagggagatagAGACCTTGGATAAGATCCTTGAGAGGATGAAGGGGCATCTTTGGAGGACTGAGCCAGCGGTGCAGATGGCGGGGTGGTGTAAAATTCAGTGTTTTTGATAAAATTGAAAGCTTGCGAAAAGGAGGAGGAAGGCTCGAATAAAGATTGCGACTTAGGTTGGGAGCTCTCAACCACCTCTTCATATGAAGGTATTTTCACAACAAATGATGCATTATTCTGTTTCTGCTGCTCAGGATCACCTCTGTTTTCCATCTTCACAACTCACTCTCCTAATTCACCCTTCCAAattttacattataattttacCCAACCTTCAGAACATTCAATAAACACATACAACCAAATCAATTCAGTAAAAATTCAGCCTTCACTACAGGAAATTCTACCGAATTCTTCCGAAGAAGTCTTACGGGACAAATTACATCCATGAATTACAACAAATTAACAACATAATTTGTTTCAGAAAGTGGTCCCATATAAATCGACCTAATTTAGATGAAGGAGGAGAAGTACCTCGAATGGAAGAGCAGAAGTGATAGCGGAACAATTTAGCCGGAACGGATGATGCGcactgcggcggcggcggcggcggcttgcTTACCGATGCTCCAGACGGCGGCGGAGAAACGCGGCCAAGGAGAGAATTGGGAGaaacaatattaaatatgaaCTGTAAAACTCTTTCAACTTATCTTGgatcaaaacgacatcgttttaatCTATGAAGTATTAAAAAAGTCATTTCTACATAGTTTCACATACTGAAAAAATTGTTTGAAGATATATTTGCATTGTTTCTTGTGGTTTGGTTTGGATAGAGTAATTTGTCAAAGTCGATATATAATTTACCATCaacttgcctttttggtccgtccactaATTTATGGCCTACTTGTCTTTTTGGTTCGTCCACCAATTTATGTCCTATCTATTTTGGGTAagtttatattcatattttaatcaaaattgtGGATCCCTTTAATAAATTGTGGCCTAATTGCATTGACTTTAATAAATTGTGggtccatttctccactcaactaataaaaatacattttttcttaaaacccgtgttttgcctcctaggccataaattagtggacggagggaatataattTACCATCAACTTGAAAAAAGTGTTACAATTTAGGATATTATTGAACATATTAATTAacttcaaatttaataattaaaacatactccctccgtttttttaagtgtcctatgaaaaaaaaagtacataTATCAAGGAAGTTGGAGTATTACTTttgtgcccatatttattattttcaaagtgtaataaatttattctcaaattttgaaataggacatttaaaaaggggtaaaataggaactttgtcattttttattctcaaattttgaaataggacacttaaaaaggaacaataaatttatcttaataggacacttaaaaaaaaacggagggagtatataattatatgtcatttgtcaaaatCAAGAACGACCACATAAGTAGCAATAAATACAAAAAGATAAAGAGTTATTAACGCCTAaactaaatacacgaactttgagcttattttggattttccactcattttttttatgaacttTGAGAATTGTCAAAAAAAGTACATGAACTTTGGCTCATTTTTTCCCCATgaaatatattgttattaaaaaattatccaaataattcttttatatttAACTAGCTAgcttaattgatttaattaatgatagaCGATAATTATTCATGAGTGACATGATATTTTTTAAGTTGAACTCgcaatcaaaacgacgtcgttaaaaatttaaataattatttgaatcatttttataacaatatatttcgtgggaaaaaacaaaatgattgataaaataattcactttaatcaaatatttggtttgcatgattggaCACGTGATTGATAAATCGGCTTACAATCGTTTATCAATGCAAAGTTGGGTGGATTATATGATATATCCAATCTAAAATGCATCCAAGTTATCACTAGAGAAGAATAGCGAAAATCAGTCCGCCAAGTGTGCGACAAAAAGCCTACATGAAAAAAAAGCCTAATAACGAGACTCCATCACAAAACtattttaaatgagataaaattaaacttagcaAATTTGAACATAAACAACATTGTATAAACTCAAAAGCACAAACTCACAAGTAGCAATCATAAAACAACAATCTGATGTCtggaaaagaacaaaaaagcaagaaagaaaagctcataatatatatttgtctTGAATCAAGTTCTCCTCTGTGTTGGAGTAGCTCTCTTCCttgtcttcttcttgttcttcttgtATGTATATCCAACACCAAAAAAGAATTCCACCAACCATCTTGGCCTTCCAAATCGAATAATCCAACaaccaattccaattccaactaTGATTCCACATCCATATCCCATCACCACACTTCTCCATCCAAATCCATCTATAAATCCatactcttcttcttcttcttcttcttctggctGCATCTGCTGCCCATTCTCCTCGTTGCATTTTCTCGTCAACGGAAATCCACACAATCTCAAGTTTCCCACATATGAATCATTCTCAAATGTGGAAAACTGAGTAGATTGTGGTATTTGCCCCACTAGATTATTCATTGACAGGTTTAATTTCGCAAGAAATGTCAACCTCGTCAATTCACTTGGAATTCTTCCATCCAATTTGTTCGATGACAAGTCCAATGATTCAAGCACACTTATATTTCCAAGAGATGCAGGTATGTGTCCCATGAGATTATTGTGGGACAAATTCAAGTATCTCAGAGAATTCAGATTACCTATGGAATCTGGAATACTACCAGAGAAATTGTTGGAGGATAAGTCAATGGTTGTAAAGGTTTTCAACAGTCTCTTCAATAACAGATCCAAACCTTTCAAGGTGATTCTCATCTCCACATACCTTAGAAAAGAGGCATCATCACTACTTGTAATTAGATCTGTCTTATTTTCCTTCACATCCATCATTCCTCTAAAGTTCTTGAAATATGTTTGAGGGAGAGACCCCACAAATTCATTGTCAGATATATCTAAAACTTGCAACTTTTGAAATGGAAGGTTACTTCGTGAAGGCAGCGACATGTTACCATCAAACTTGTTAGACTTCAAGACGAGCACTTTAAGGTCAGGAAGACCTTCCATCCAAAACGGAAATTCATCTTGTATTCTATTATTTCCAACGTCTAGACCCTTCAGACTTTTGCAATTGATTAAGGATTTAGGTAAtcttccttgcaatttattaccaCTCAAATTGATGGAGAGAAGACTACACCCTTtgataaatattgatggaatggggccactaaagttatttgcatttaaatgaaatatgGACAACGATTTGCTCAAGTTTCGAAAGCATTGTGGAACTGTCCCttccaaactgttatttgagagTAGAAGAAACCGAAGGGATGTCAAGTTGCAGATgcagaatggaagctcaccatttaatttgttggaagagagttgtaataaatataaatttgatagattcccaatggtggatggtattggacctggaAGTTTGAGAAGTCAACGTAGATATATATTGCTTTAGAGACAATCTGGATACATAAAGAAACATGGCAATGAAGAAATACATTTTATGCACGTGAAGTATTttgatagaaattaaattatCTCTTCTATTCTTATATCACCCATGCATGTCTCATATATTCAATGGCATCTCAATTTAATATAGCATTTGCTAACATTGATCCTTAAAATTAATAGAGTTACAATATGGCTGGAAACAACAAATCCAACTATTGTTAAAGTATTTGGTTAATTAAGCACGAGTTAATTAAATGAGAACAACCTAGCAAGTTGAGaaatcaaagattcaaaattAGATAAGTCATCCTTTTCTATTTCATATTGCACATGGAGTgacaaaggaattagacaaataTCATATCTTATATGAACACACGTATAGGCAAATTTTGTTGCAATTTATTAACACTCAAATTGTTAGACTCAAAAATACACCTTCtcataaatattgatggaatggggCCACTAAAGTGATTTGCATTTAGATGAAAAATGTCTAAAGATttccaaactgttatttgagaaaataagaatttgaagggatgtcatgttgcacacggagaatggaagctcaccatttaatttgttggaagagaggcTTAAATACCCCAAATAAGAATTTGATAGATttccaatggtggatggtattggacctgaaaATTGGAAAACCCTTCATATAAATCACTTTAAAGATAGAGATGTAAAGCACTCAGATTTTTTGACACAAATTAGCTAAGTCATACAATTCGAAAAAAagtgttttctattttttttcttttattattaatatcattCGTGTTCTAATTCATATTGTGCATGCATTGgcaaaggaattagacaaattGCATATCTCATCTTAccaaatgtaaaatattaaaaagactAGTTCAAACCAAAATGGCCAAAGATCCAATCAAGTTTGTAAAAAAGTTATTATATCATGTTGCAGATGatgaatggaagctcaccatttaatttgttggaagagagatCTAGCACTCGCAAATTGgatagattcccaatggtggatggtattggacctaaaaATTGAAGAACCCTTCATTTCAATCACTTTAAAGATGGAGGATAGTAAGAAAGACATTTTGTTTTGTACTTGAAAACATACGCTGAAACTTTATTATTTGCTAAATGCCTTTAAAgtataaatcaattagcaaTGCACACAAGATATTTTGTTACAAATCTTATATTTCCCTGTATCACGAAGACATGCACaccaagtatacttgatgacATCACAATTTAACATCTGTTAACATTGAGAAAATAGAAGATCCAATATGGCtggaaacagaaaatccaaCTGCTGTTAGAGTATTTATCTAACTAAGCATAAATTAGTTATATGAGAAGAAGCCAGCAAgctaagaaaacaaaataagctAAAGATCTGATCAAGTTTTGCAAGCGTTTCTGCCAAGTTGCAGATAGCAAGGGATGTCAAGTTGCAGATGGagtggaagctcaccatttactTTGGCAgataatttgaaatatcttttCAACAAATGTATCTAAAACCAACAAATTAGGAAATGGACGACAGTTAATTTATGTAATGTTCCATATATCTCATTTTTTACCACTAAACTGATTTA
Proteins encoded in this window:
- the LOC131002552 gene encoding receptor-like protein 19; translation: MEGLPDLKVLVLKSNKFDGNMSLPSRSNLPFQKLQVLDISDNEFVGSLPQTYFKNFRGMMDVKENKTDLITSSDDASFLRYVEMRITLKGLDLLLKRLLKTFTTIDLSSNNFSGSIPDSIGNLNSLRYLNLSHNNLMGHIPASLGNISVLESLDLSSNKLDGRIPSELTRLTFLAKLNLSMNNLVGQIPQSTQFSTFENDSYVGNLRLCGFPLTRKCNEENGQQMQPEEEEEEEEYGFIDGFGWRSVVMGYGCGIIVGIGIGCWIIRFGRPRWLVEFFFGVGYTYKKNKKKTRKRATPTQRRT
- the LOC131002517 gene encoding DNA excision repair protein ERCC-1-like, with protein sequence MENRGDPEQQKQNNASFVVKIPSYEEVVESSQPKSQSLFEPSSSFSQAFNFIKNTEFYTTPPSAPLAQSSKDAPSSSQGSYPRQTIQSEAPSTSVSSAGANRNAIIVSHRQKGNPLLKHIRNVRWVFADVVCDYLLGQNACALYLSLRYHLLHPDYLYFRIRELQKNFKLRVVLCHVDVEDVVKPLLEVTKTALLHDCTLLCAWSLEECGRYLETIKVYENKPADLIQGQMDMDYISRLNHALTSIRHVNKTDVVTLGSTFGSLSSIMDASMEDLARCPGIGERKVRRLYDTFHEPFKRAVPNPAAPVAENPIASVSERNEEVKENQETSKEHKKEEEISVRSALKAAFAKYSGTRGSKRKAAVQAETEEDAADTRRANEGEEVRAVNESSS